TTCTAGTCACGGAGAAAACTCATGGGATGTATAATGCTTTCAAACAGCTTCCTATAAATGATAAGCCTGATGTAAAGCTACACACATTTATGGTATCAATAGACGTGCAGTGATTTATAAAATGCATTTTGCATTCACGTAGTTTATTACACTCAATTAGTGGGTTATTGTTCTAGGTTTCTTGTTGTGGTTTATACCAAAATGTGTGATATTCTAATAAAATCACGTATCAAACCATAGCGATAGGAAACCCTTGCAATGATTCAAAGTAGACACACCCCCTAAGACACTGTGCCAGTTTTGCCTACAGTGAATCAAACTCAAAATTACTAGAATAGGGCTGCTTTGCTCTGTTCATGGTGTTAGCTTTAGGTTTTCCAATCACAGTTTTAAATGAACCATGTTTAGTTTATCTACCAGATAACAGGAACAAAAACCACTGGCAATTATTTACTAGACACAAAGATATGGTCCCTGATGAATATGATAGATGTGTATTATATTGTAATGTTTGCTCTCCTGCCTatctgtgtgtgcctctctttacctctcggGCCCACTGTATCTCCCATTTTAATTTTCTCCTAGATGACAAGAAGGACATAGACCACGAGGAGCAGATAATCGGGGAGAACTCCCCTCCAGACTACTCAGAGTACATGACGGGGAAGAAGCTTCCACCAGGAGGCATCCCAGGCATTGACCTGTCAGACCCCAAACAGCTGGCAGAGTTTGCCAGGTAAGCTGGGACATGGATTGAACGACTGATTCTTATTATTTATAGTGTaatattttatttgtatgttgctttggataaaagtgtctgttaaATGAGTGAAATGTATAAACAGGATACCAAATTTGTATGACAACTTCCCATTTACATTATTCTGGGGGTACTAAGGTGTGATTATTCTATGTTTGTTTTATGGTGTGTTGTATCTGGCTCTCAGGATGAAACCACGGAAGATCAAAGAAGACGATGCTCCCAGGACGATAGCCTGTCCCCACAAAGTGAGTGTGTTTTCAACGTACAGGAACAAGGATTCTGAATGTTCATGTCCAAAACCTTATTGTAGCAAAGGAACATTGTggggttttgtttttttctatgGTTCTGGCCATGATCTAACAGTCTATGGATTAGTATAAAACAGTCCGGCATCAAAGGATCTGTGCGTATGAATGGACCCCTTCAAAAGAATGGAACTTTATCTGACAACACGAGTTGTTCAGAAATGCCACTAGGTGGCAGTATGTCAACGGGGGGGGGtgtatttttgttttacataattttatcatgttttttttataaatatgaTTTAAAGGCTAATGTGTACTGTTTgtgtctcctcagggctgcactAAGATGTTCAGGGATAACTCAGCGATGAGGAAGCACCTGCACACCCATGGGCCacgggtgcatgtgtgtgccgaGTGCGGCAAGGCCTTTGTAGAAAGCTCCAAGTTAAAAAGACATCAACTGGTACACACCGGAGAGAAACCCTTCCAGGTCTGTCTGGCATCTCCCCTCCTTAAGGAGGAATCTCTGGATTCTCCAGTAGTAGCCGGCATGTTGTTctctgaaaaagaaaaaacaaagtaCAATTTGGTCTCTTCTCAAATTCTGCTCTTTGTTGCAGTCTATATATGTGGTTTGAGCCCCACGTACACCCGTAGCTTTCTGAAGGCAACTTCAGATTGTCACCCCAACAGTACAGCCTGACTAGCCTAACTCTTTGtgttctcctttcccctctgcagTGCACGTTTGAAGGCTGTGGGAAGCGCTTCTCTCTGGACTTTAACTTGCGCACGCACGTTCGTATTCACACTGGTGACCGGCCGTACGTCTGCCCGTTTGACGGCTGCAACAAAAAGTTTGCTCAGTCCACTAACCTCAAGTCCCACATCCTCACACATGCCAAAGCTAAAAACAATCAGTGAGCCAGCCTTGGCAGAGACAAGCCACTgcacccctctaccccccccccccccctccatgccccacTACCACAGCATCGTCCTGTGTCCTCTTCAGAGATATGATGAAATTCCTCCTTTGTATCGTTTctagtaaaaaaagaaaaaaagaaaagtgttttATGAGAGAATGACCTTAAGACTTTTTGATATGCGTGGTGGTAAAAATGAGGCACTCTTGAGATGACGCAGAATCcaacttcccccccctcccagccaccAAGCTCCCTGAGAGAAAAGATGACGGTTTCTTCTTGTGAAGATGTGAATGGAATTCTTGGATCTGAAAGATGACAACTGTCTTTATTTCTACTTCAGCCGAGAAGAGCCTAAAGTCTAGTCTAACCATCCATCAGCATAGTAAAATctaattaattgctttttaatTTTGTACTTTTCCTAAGTGTGCATATTGTACACTTCTTTTGGCATAAGCTTAGTGGTATTATGTATGTATATTTTTCCTTGAGAAGTGAAATCTGTGATGTCTCCTCATGAGGGAGATGTGGCAGTGGTTGTACCTCCCAATGTTTTACAGACAGTTGCTTTGGAGGGATATAGGGTGATCTCTACAGACCTTCATTTTGTATAATTGTAACGTACAGATATATCGGAATCATGTAGATAGTAGTAATGTGATTTACCTAGTGTTAACAGATTAATTAAAACCATTCTTTTCCCATTGCACTGTcagatgcaaaaaaaaaaactcatgtCTGTTGATTACAGCACACCCTCTTTTTTCTGTTCAACTCAACCAGACATGGTGCTCAGTTGCATTGTGAGAATGTATTGTCCAACCTGCACTAACCCATGCTAATATTGACTTCCCCCACTTCATAAGGCCTATACAGAACCCAAGGGTCCCTAGCAAGCTCCTTCTaggatgtgtgtttctgagaaTGCGATGTGTGTAGAGACTTCAGGTGTGGGTATGTGATAGATGATTAGACTTGTTCTgacgccattttgaatgtgacACTTCCTCCGATCTGTTGGTTCTTGAAAGGGACTATTTCTATTGGCTCCCAAATCTGAATAAAGACATGGCTGATCTTAAAGACATGGGTTATGGTGACTGCATGTATAACAATGGGATTGCTATGGTGACATGCTTGTATAACAACGGGATTGCTATGGCGACATGCTTGTATAACAACGGGATTGCTATGGCGACATGCTTAACAGTTGGGATTTTATGACCTTAGTTCTTTGTGGAGAAGACTTGTATGAATGACAAGATAAAGCAGATCCCAGATAGAAAATAGTAAACGTATAAATACGAGATAGCACCCATGTATCTTAGCAGGCTAAACACAAAAGATGAACACACTTGACAAAGTTGAAAATAATTGTATTCAGTGTTCACTATCCACATAAAGGCAGTCTTTCACATAGCGCATGGTAATTTGTcttttaaaaagaaaataaatcagTGCAATGATGCTGGTTGATCGACTAATGCTGAAGAAATGTGTTGAGCGAATCAAAATTCACCAGGCAGTATTTGGTAGTTGAACAACAATGGCACAACAGGACAAGCTTCCTTTCGTATTGACCTACCAAACAAAGTTCACATTCCACAGAATAAAAGGGtgtaacacacatgcatgaacaTATTTATGTTAAAACATCAGATATAGAAGTACCGTGATTCATGTAGGCTAGAATTGTGTTGCTGAGATATGAGACCAGAAATCAAAATCttaaagacaaaaagaaaatctcCTTCATGAGAATCGCACAACCTGAGTAGAAGGATCCATGCTTGATTAAATCTGGTTAATGGTctcacaaaaaaaaagtttgggatACAAAAATTCTTCAGAGAATATGATATTGCATAAAGATACATTCAAGATCCATGTTTGTGGAACCACCAAAACCTGTATTTTTCAAACTCTGGAGACAGCAGTCCTGTGTGGGgcaggtaaagagagaggggacatgTTTAACACAGCTTCAGCTGCAGACTGGCTGACAGCTGCAGTAACAGACACTCCTGGCACTCAACCCAAATTAACCCTCAAGTTCTGCCTGCTAAGCAATTGTTGATATCAGAAAATATCTGACAGGTAAGGTAACCAATAGGGTGGCAGTTAAACCTTGCCACTTGGAGAGTAAGTGAAAGCCAGGAATTGCCATCTTCCAAACATCTCAGATATACTACTGGTCTTAGTAGTTAATAGGGGATGACACAGCAGGACCCAAGGTGCGCTTGGCAAACAGTTCAGTCCTCCCCAAGGGCGGCCAGCAGGGGGGGGAAGTTGGGCGTTCCCCAGCCAGTGACGGGGTCCCAAGATGGGGCCGCACAGAAGCCCTTCCCCTGCACCTGCTCATCCATGCAGCCCAGGTGACAGCCCTCGATGACctgagagataggagagagcagTTTAGACAAGACTACTTTATTCCCAATGTGGTGAGTGTCTGTATAGAAGTGGGAAatcccacacaaatacacacattttcaacTCCGGTACTATGTTGTGGTGGAAAAGCGACAATTTAGAGGCTTGTCTGACTGAAAGAAGATTCTGCTTAATGATAATGATTCTTACGTCAAACAAACCCTGTCCCTTCAGCTGGTAGAGGCGAGGGTTGAGGAAGCCCAGAGCAGGAAGGCCCTTCTGCAGGCGCTGGTCGTTAATCAGAGACAAAATTCCTCCCACCACAGGAGTGGAGGcctggagacaaacacaaaataTCATACCAGTAAATACTGGTTACATGGATTAGTCCTGCCCAGGGCTGGTTTTCAGACAGGGCGATCTTCCTCCTGTATTCTCTCAAAAACCCAAACCTtacctcctccgctcctccgctCCTCAAGAAAATACCCATTCCAAAATGTCTGGTTGGGTAAAACCATGTAGAGATCTACGCTTGCACCAATCTATGCATGATACATTAGCGATTTTTCAAGGAAAGGAAGGTTGCATCTCAGAGAATTCAAACAGGAGCCTGGAGAGAAACGTCCTCCTTACCGAGGTTCCAGACACCCAGGGGATCGGCACTCGGTTGGTGACCACCCAGTAGTTGTCAGATAGGGCAGCCAGATCGGGGTAGGCCCGCCCACTGGTGTTGAAGTAGGTCTGTGGGGGCAGGGCGGCCACACCCTTCAGGTAGCTCTGCACTGCACTGACCTACAGGAGGACAGATACACAGTAGAAACACATACAGGGTTGGTGACCATTATGGTCAACATGCACTTACACCAGCTAGTGAGGAAAACATAGAAACGCTGAAGTAATACATAAGTTTCACCTGAACTGGCCTGCCATAGGGCTGAGACTAAAAGTCAGccgacaatttttttttttttttttttttttttttttttaatcttgcTTTGGTCGGGACTCTACCTGGTAGTCAGGCATGGCGAACACATTGCTGAATCCTCCTCCACTGATGTAGTCTGTCACCTCATAGGTCAGCTTGAACGGGTTCTTGAATGAGGTTCCGCCCACTGTGGTCACATAGGGGCTACCAGACAACACAGAAACAGTACCACAGATGAACTAACAAGGATTTCTGGGAAACACTCAATCCTCAATTTGAACTGGGAAATCACCTTCGAATCAAGAAACTCAATTTATAAAATCCAAACGTATTCCAGTGCTGTGTCAGTACAGGACTCACCTGGAGGCAGGGAAGCTAGGTCTGAAGGAGTTTTTCCCCTTGGTCATGTGTCTGCAGCCAGCCCCACTATCACCTAGGACAAGGATAAAAACGTTAACAGCATCTAACAATTACGGCTTTGACTGACTAACCCCAATGTCACAgaacattgtattttttttatttattccaCGTCAAGGTATTAATCCACCATCTCACCCTGTATAGTAAATTTAAAAAGTGTTGCGCTCACATTTCAAAGCCACATCTTTATCTGACCCCAAAGCGTGCGTTTCCACACTAACTCAATGACGTTGCCATGGAGTTCAAGGCCTTGCCTCCTACTCAAGTCCCCAGAACGTCTGCATCAACTGCACACGTCAGCCAAGTGGTGACAGTTACAAATCCCGTTAAAAGAACCACTCGCCCGCATGCTGTCCCCTGTTTACATGCACATTCAACCCCAACACTAGAACCAAGCAACTGTCCACAG
The Osmerus mordax isolate fOsmMor3 chromosome 9, fOsmMor3.pri, whole genome shotgun sequence genome window above contains:
- the yy1a gene encoding transcriptional repressor protein YY1a encodes the protein MASGDTLYIETDGSEMPAEIVELHEIEVETIETTVVGDDDEHQPMIALQPLDTDDPHSLHHHQEVILVQTREEVVGEDDSDLHADDGYEDQILIPVPAVEEDYIEQTLVTVAGKSSAGRMKKGGSGKRAGKKSYLGGSEASGRKWEQKQVQIKTLEGEFSVTMWASDDKKDIDHEEQIIGENSPPDYSEYMTGKKLPPGGIPGIDLSDPKQLAEFARMKPRKIKEDDAPRTIACPHKGCTKMFRDNSAMRKHLHTHGPRVHVCAECGKAFVESSKLKRHQLVHTGEKPFQCTFEGCGKRFSLDFNLRTHVRIHTGDRPYVCPFDGCNKKFAQSTNLKSHILTHAKAKNNQ